From Lysobacter silvisoli, the proteins below share one genomic window:
- a CDS encoding LuxR C-terminal-related transcriptional regulator: MSVPLRVLIADDHPMFRAALRHALGEIAPGLSVDEVANRSALEAAVAEGAPYDLAMLDLTMPGAMGFSSLVYLRGERPELPVLIVSSDDHARTIRRAQQFGAAGFVPKSAPAESLAQAVQAVLDGGLWFPPQQAERSEDDARLAERLAQLTPQQLRVLMRVADGLLNKQIAYELSLSENTVKIHVTAVLRKLGCHSRTQAAVLVKALALDSAGVAGEEDEVGG, translated from the coding sequence ATGAGCGTCCCCCTGCGCGTCCTGATCGCCGACGACCATCCGATGTTCCGCGCCGCCCTGCGCCATGCGCTGGGCGAGATCGCGCCGGGGCTGAGCGTGGATGAGGTCGCCAACCGCAGCGCGCTGGAGGCGGCGGTGGCCGAGGGCGCGCCTTACGACCTGGCGATGCTGGACCTGACCATGCCCGGGGCGATGGGGTTTTCCTCGCTGGTCTACCTGCGCGGCGAGCGCCCGGAGCTGCCGGTGCTGATCGTGTCCTCCGACGACCATGCGCGCACCATCCGCCGCGCCCAGCAGTTCGGCGCCGCCGGCTTCGTGCCCAAGTCGGCGCCGGCCGAGTCGCTGGCGCAGGCGGTGCAGGCGGTGCTGGACGGCGGCCTGTGGTTTCCGCCGCAGCAGGCCGAACGCAGCGAGGACGACGCGCGCCTGGCCGAGCGCCTGGCGCAGCTGACGCCGCAGCAACTGCGCGTGCTGATGCGCGTGGCCGACGGCCTGCTCAACAAGCAGATCGCCTACGAGCTGTCGCTGTCGGAGAACACGGTGAAGATCCACGTCACCGCGGTGCTGCGCAAGCTGGGCTGCCATTCGCGCACGCAGGCGGCGGTGCTGGTGAAGGCGCTGGCGCTGGATTCGGCTGGGGTGGCGGGGGAGGAGGATGAGGTGGGTGGGTAG
- a CDS encoding peptidylprolyl isomerase, whose product MSLTATFDTDRGPIRIELAADKAPLTVANFVNLAQRGFYDGLNFHRVIADFMVQGGCPLGTGTGGPGYRFEDETRNGLAHERGVLSMANAGPGTNGSQFFITHIACPWLDGKHTVFGKVVEGLDVVDAVKQGDKIKSVKIEGDAAAALAAKADRVAEWNKILAA is encoded by the coding sequence ATGAGCCTGACCGCCACCTTCGACACCGACCGCGGCCCGATCCGCATCGAGCTCGCCGCCGACAAGGCGCCGCTGACCGTCGCCAACTTCGTCAACCTGGCCCAGCGCGGCTTCTACGACGGCCTGAACTTCCACCGCGTCATCGCCGATTTCATGGTCCAGGGCGGCTGCCCGCTGGGCACCGGCACCGGCGGCCCCGGCTACCGCTTCGAGGACGAGACCCGCAACGGCCTGGCCCACGAGCGCGGCGTGCTGTCCATGGCCAATGCCGGCCCGGGCACCAACGGCAGCCAGTTCTTCATCACCCACATCGCCTGCCCCTGGCTGGACGGCAAGCACACCGTGTTCGGCAAGGTCGTGGAAGGCCTGGACGTGGTCGACGCGGTCAAGCAGGGCGACAAGATCAAGTCGGTGAAGATCGAGGGCGACGCCGCCGCCGCGCTGGCCGCCAAGGCCGACCGCGTGGCCGAGTGGAACAAGATCCTGGCCGCCTGA
- a CDS encoding malate dehydrogenase, with translation MKNPVRVAVTGAAGQIGYSLLFRIASGEMLGKDQPVILQLLELPLEKAQAALKGVIMELEDCAFPLLAGIVGTDDAEVAFKDADIALLVGARPRGPGMERKDLLLENAKIFTAQGAALNKVASRDVKVLVVGNPANTNAYIAMKSAPDLPAKNFTAMLRLDHNRALSQLAAKAGVAVGDIDQLIVWGNHSPTMYPDYRFAKAGGVSLKDKIDDADWNANTFIPQVGKRGAAIIEARGLSSAASAANAAIDHIRDWVLGSNGKWVTMGVPSDGSYGIPEGVMYGVPVTTANGEYTRVEGLEVDEFSRKAMDKTLAELEEERAGVAHLLG, from the coding sequence ATGAAGAATCCCGTCCGTGTTGCCGTCACCGGCGCTGCCGGCCAGATCGGCTACTCGCTGCTGTTCCGCATCGCCTCCGGCGAAATGCTGGGCAAGGACCAGCCCGTGATCCTGCAGCTGCTGGAGCTGCCGCTGGAGAAGGCCCAGGCCGCGCTCAAGGGCGTGATCATGGAGCTGGAAGACTGCGCGTTCCCGCTGCTGGCCGGCATCGTCGGCACCGACGATGCCGAAGTCGCGTTCAAGGACGCCGACATCGCCCTGCTGGTCGGCGCGCGTCCGCGCGGCCCGGGCATGGAGCGCAAGGACCTGCTGCTGGAGAACGCCAAGATCTTCACCGCTCAGGGCGCGGCGCTGAACAAGGTCGCTTCGCGCGACGTCAAGGTGCTGGTGGTCGGCAACCCGGCCAACACCAACGCCTACATCGCGATGAAGTCGGCGCCGGACCTGCCGGCCAAGAACTTCACCGCCATGCTGCGCCTGGACCACAACCGCGCGCTGAGCCAGCTCGCCGCCAAGGCCGGTGTGGCCGTGGGCGACATCGACCAGCTGATCGTGTGGGGCAACCACAGCCCGACCATGTACCCGGACTACCGCTTCGCCAAGGCCGGCGGCGTGTCGCTGAAGGACAAGATCGACGACGCCGACTGGAACGCCAACACCTTCATTCCGCAGGTGGGCAAGCGCGGCGCGGCGATCATCGAAGCGCGCGGCCTGTCCTCGGCCGCCTCGGCCGCCAACGCCGCCATCGACCACATCCGCGACTGGGTGCTGGGCAGCAACGGCAAGTGGGTGACCATGGGCGTGCCGTCCGACGGCAGCTACGGCATTCCGGAGGGCGTGATGTACGGCGTGCCGGTGACCACCGCCAACGGCGAATACACCCGCGTGGAAGGCCTGGAGGTGGACGAGTTCAGCCGCAAGGCCATGGACAAGACCCTGGCCGAGCTGGAAGAAGAGCGCGCCGGCGTGGCCCACCTGCTGGGCTGA
- a CDS encoding pyridoxal phosphate-dependent aminotransferase, protein MPQLARRIGRAKPSAIMQVAEKAKRLKSEGRDIISFSIGVPNFLPGEHVYAAVREALAKDSGQYGSNRGADALLDAFIEHMAKIGLTGYGRVNVATGIGAKHVIYNLAEALLDEGDTIVFPTPYWTSYLDIAEIVNAKIDLLPCPAEQDYKLTPAQLDAALAKKPKVFLFNNPSNPTGMVYGKDEIDALAAVLVKYPDTWIITDDIYNRMVFDGLGYHNFVHARPELRDRVIFLDSLSKTYGMPGWRVGFMAGPESVAQALATMNSNHITNVPEMVTAAAVAALTGPQDVPTQKCAEFQAKRDQVMDAMAAIPGVICPRPQGAFYVFPDISVAYGKTHGPSGLKIGNDMDFCNALLETKGVACVPGSAFGEPRALRISYTCPTPQLAPGLQRFQEFFAELV, encoded by the coding sequence ATGCCCCAGCTTGCCCGGCGCATCGGTCGCGCCAAGCCCAGCGCGATCATGCAGGTCGCCGAAAAGGCCAAGCGGCTCAAGTCCGAAGGCCGCGACATCATCAGCTTCTCGATCGGCGTTCCCAACTTCCTGCCCGGCGAGCACGTCTACGCCGCCGTGCGCGAGGCGCTGGCGAAAGACAGCGGCCAGTACGGCAGCAACCGCGGCGCCGACGCGCTGCTGGACGCCTTCATCGAGCACATGGCCAAGATCGGCCTGACCGGCTACGGCCGGGTCAACGTGGCCACCGGCATCGGCGCCAAGCACGTGATCTACAACCTGGCCGAGGCGCTGCTGGACGAAGGCGACACCATCGTCTTCCCCACGCCGTACTGGACCAGCTATCTCGACATCGCCGAGATCGTCAACGCCAAGATCGACCTGCTGCCGTGCCCGGCCGAGCAGGACTACAAGCTCACCCCGGCGCAGCTCGACGCGGCGCTGGCGAAGAAGCCCAAGGTGTTCCTGTTCAACAATCCGTCCAACCCGACCGGCATGGTCTACGGCAAGGACGAGATCGACGCGCTGGCCGCGGTGCTGGTGAAGTATCCGGACACCTGGATCATCACCGACGACATCTACAACCGCATGGTGTTCGACGGCCTGGGCTATCACAACTTCGTGCACGCGCGTCCGGAACTGCGCGACCGGGTGATCTTCCTGGATTCGCTGTCCAAGACCTACGGCATGCCCGGCTGGCGCGTGGGCTTCATGGCCGGTCCGGAGTCGGTGGCGCAGGCGCTGGCGACGATGAATTCCAACCACATCACCAACGTGCCGGAAATGGTCACCGCCGCCGCGGTGGCCGCGCTCACCGGCCCGCAGGACGTGCCGACGCAGAAGTGCGCCGAGTTCCAGGCCAAGCGCGACCAGGTGATGGACGCCATGGCCGCGATTCCGGGCGTGATCTGCCCGCGTCCGCAGGGCGCGTTCTACGTGTTCCCCGACATCAGCGTGGCCTACGGCAAGACCCATGGCCCCAGCGGCCTGAAGATCGGCAACGACATGGATTTCTGCAACGCGCTGCTGGAGACCAAGGGCGTGGCCTGCGTGCCGGGCTCGGCCTTCGGCGAGCCGCGCGCGCTGCGCATCAGCTACACCTGCCCGACGCCGCAGCTGGCGCCGGGGCTGCAGCGCTTCCAGGAGTTCTTCGCCGAACTCGTCTGA
- the typA gene encoding translational GTPase TypA: MSIERLRNIAIVAHVDHGKTTLVDQLLKQSGTLSERAVVPDRVMDSNDLEKERGITILSKNTAIRWTNPKTNEVWRINIVDTPGHADFGGEVERVLSMVDSVLVLVDAMDGPMPQTRFVTQKAFAMGFKPIVVVNKVDRPGARASWVLDQTFDLFDRLGATDDQLDFTTVYASGLQGYAGMDDSVRDGDMTPLFEAICEHVPAPPVDPEGPFQMRVTSLDYNNYVGVIGVGRIQRGKVKTNQQVTVINAADGKTRSAKVLQVLGFMGLERVEVGEAQAGDIIAFSGIEGIGISDTLCDPAAVEQLPVLAVDEPTISMTFQVNDSPFAGVKDRSGGKFLTSRQLRDRLTRETQHNVALKVEDTQDADKFKVSGRGELHLSILIENMRREGYELAVSRPEVIIKEIDGVMQEPFESLVVDMEEQFQGGVMGRLGERKALLQNMEPDGKGRVRLDYMIPARGLIGFQTEFRTLTAGTGLLFHVFDHYGPKAEGQIGQRQNGVLISNGTGPSPAYAQAAMQERGRLFIEPGEEIYEGQIVGINSKDNDLTVNALRGKQLTNFRAAGKDDDEGLIPPIKFSLEQALEFIDDDELVEITPKAIRLRKKFRSETDRKRASRAA; encoded by the coding sequence ATGTCCATCGAACGCCTGCGCAATATCGCCATCGTCGCCCACGTCGACCATGGCAAGACCACCCTCGTCGACCAGCTGCTGAAGCAGTCGGGCACCCTGAGCGAGCGCGCCGTGGTCCCGGACCGGGTGATGGACAGCAACGACCTGGAAAAGGAACGCGGCATCACGATCCTGTCCAAGAACACCGCGATCCGCTGGACCAACCCCAAGACCAACGAGGTCTGGCGCATCAACATCGTCGACACCCCGGGCCACGCCGACTTCGGCGGCGAGGTCGAGCGCGTGCTGTCGATGGTGGACTCGGTGCTGGTCCTGGTCGACGCGATGGACGGCCCGATGCCGCAGACCCGCTTCGTCACCCAGAAGGCCTTCGCGATGGGCTTCAAGCCGATCGTGGTGGTCAACAAGGTCGACCGCCCGGGCGCGCGCGCCAGCTGGGTGCTGGACCAGACCTTCGACCTGTTCGACCGCCTGGGCGCCACCGACGACCAGCTCGACTTCACCACCGTCTACGCCTCGGGCCTGCAGGGCTACGCCGGCATGGACGACAGCGTGCGCGACGGCGACATGACCCCGCTGTTCGAGGCCATCTGCGAGCACGTGCCGGCCCCGCCGGTGGACCCGGAAGGCCCGTTCCAGATGCGCGTGACCTCGCTGGACTACAACAACTACGTCGGCGTGATCGGCGTCGGCCGGATCCAGCGCGGCAAGGTCAAGACCAATCAGCAGGTCACCGTGATCAATGCCGCCGACGGCAAGACGCGCAGCGCCAAGGTGCTGCAGGTGCTGGGTTTCATGGGCCTAGAGCGCGTGGAAGTGGGCGAAGCGCAGGCCGGCGACATCATCGCGTTCTCGGGCATCGAAGGCATCGGCATCTCCGACACCCTGTGCGATCCGGCCGCGGTGGAACAGCTGCCGGTGCTCGCGGTCGACGAACCGACGATCTCGATGACCTTCCAGGTCAACGACTCGCCGTTCGCCGGCGTCAAGGACCGCAGCGGCGGCAAGTTCCTGACCTCGCGCCAGCTGCGCGACCGCCTGACCCGCGAGACCCAGCACAACGTGGCGCTCAAGGTCGAGGACACCCAGGACGCCGACAAGTTCAAGGTCTCCGGCCGCGGCGAGCTGCACCTGTCGATCCTGATCGAGAACATGCGCCGCGAAGGCTACGAGCTGGCCGTGTCGCGCCCGGAAGTCATCATCAAGGAAATCGACGGCGTCATGCAGGAGCCGTTCGAGTCGCTGGTGGTGGACATGGAAGAGCAGTTCCAGGGCGGCGTGATGGGCCGGCTGGGCGAGCGCAAGGCGTTGCTGCAGAACATGGAACCCGACGGCAAGGGCCGCGTGCGCCTGGATTACATGATCCCGGCGCGCGGCCTGATCGGCTTCCAGACCGAGTTCCGCACCCTGACCGCCGGCACCGGCCTGCTGTTCCACGTGTTCGACCACTACGGTCCCAAGGCCGAAGGCCAGATCGGCCAGCGCCAGAACGGCGTGCTGATCTCCAACGGCACCGGCCCCTCGCCGGCCTACGCGCAGGCGGCCATGCAGGAACGCGGCCGTCTGTTCATCGAGCCGGGCGAGGAGATCTACGAAGGCCAGATCGTCGGCATCAACAGCAAGGACAACGACCTCACCGTCAATGCCCTGCGCGGCAAGCAGCTGACCAACTTCCGCGCCGCCGGCAAGGACGACGACGAAGGCCTGATCCCGCCGATCAAGTTCTCGCTGGAGCAGGCGCTGGAGTTCATCGACGACGACGAACTGGTCGAGATCACCCCCAAGGCGATCCGTCTGCGCAAGAAGTTCCGCAGCGAGACCGACCGCAAGCGCGCTTCGCGCGCGGCCTGA
- a CDS encoding OprO/OprP family phosphate-selective porin, with protein MPRCPRPALVFALAGLCAAPAAARAGLDDWPTRILFADGTELAATGNFAYDSVDFRGDGYGTAATDLSADGHFRRREFGVNLKKKDVYDFTAVMDFESKLWLDVALRMETRALFGSDYGRVRIGYFKTPVSMESVAASRSTALMEASAASQAIYQGRRTGVEWSLERPRYALSTAYFFGHDLQGDNPGTTAAARAVWTPVKDKDRVIHLGLTGSVENPHGFRDGRGTWFGPSARFRARPMSGLTAVRLVDSGALSDTDRIVRNGLEALWLEGPWSVQAEYLRATAEREAGRPDFTAAGYYVTGSWVLTGESRSYNGNNLGNVKPAHDYGAVEVLARYGSLDLDDGGIEGGRQRDWTLGANWYVGTHLKFQANYVHVNADKGLLSADPDVVEVRAQVQF; from the coding sequence ATGCCGCGCTGCCCCCGCCCCGCCCTAGTCTTCGCCCTCGCCGGCCTGTGCGCCGCGCCCGCCGCCGCGCGCGCCGGCCTGGACGACTGGCCCACGCGCATCCTCTTCGCCGACGGCACCGAGTTGGCGGCCACCGGCAACTTCGCCTACGACAGCGTCGATTTCCGCGGCGACGGTTACGGCACCGCCGCCACCGACCTGTCCGCCGACGGCCATTTCCGCCGCCGCGAGTTCGGCGTCAATCTGAAGAAGAAGGACGTCTACGACTTCACCGCGGTGATGGACTTCGAATCCAAGCTCTGGCTGGACGTGGCCCTGCGCATGGAAACGCGCGCGCTGTTCGGCAGCGACTACGGCCGCGTGCGCATCGGCTACTTCAAGACGCCGGTGAGCATGGAGAGCGTGGCCGCGTCGCGCTCGACCGCGCTGATGGAGGCCTCGGCCGCGTCGCAGGCGATCTATCAGGGCCGCCGCACCGGCGTGGAATGGTCGCTGGAGCGCCCGCGTTACGCGCTCAGCACCGCCTATTTCTTCGGCCACGACCTGCAGGGCGACAACCCCGGCACCACCGCCGCCGCGCGCGCGGTGTGGACGCCGGTGAAGGATAAGGACCGGGTGATCCACCTTGGCCTGACCGGTTCGGTCGAGAACCCGCACGGTTTCCGCGACGGGCGCGGCACCTGGTTCGGGCCGTCGGCGCGCTTCCGCGCGCGGCCGATGAGCGGCCTGACCGCGGTGCGCCTGGTCGATTCCGGTGCGCTGAGCGACACCGATCGCATCGTCCGCAACGGCCTGGAGGCGCTGTGGCTGGAGGGCCCCTGGTCGGTGCAGGCGGAATATCTGCGCGCCACCGCCGAGCGCGAAGCCGGTCGCCCCGACTTCACCGCCGCCGGCTACTACGTCACCGGCAGCTGGGTGCTCACCGGCGAAAGCCGCAGCTACAACGGCAACAACCTGGGCAACGTCAAACCCGCGCACGACTACGGCGCGGTAGAAGTGCTGGCGCGCTACGGATCGCTGGACCTGGACGACGGCGGCATCGAAGGCGGCCGCCAGCGCGACTGGACCCTGGGCGCGAACTGGTACGTCGGCACCCACCTCAAGTTCCAGGCCAACTACGTGCACGTGAACGCCGACAAGGGCCTGCTGTCGGCCGACCCGGACGTGGTCGAAGTGCGCGCGCAGGTGCAGTTCTGA
- a CDS encoding dicarboxylate/amino acid:cation symporter has protein sequence MKKSGSRFYLWVLGAIVAGGVLGHYAPEFAVKLKPLGDGFISLIKMLIAPIIFLTVVLGIAGVSDVKKVGRVGVKAIIYFEVVSTIALVIGLLVVNTLKPGSGFNVDPATLDASAVAKYASAAKEQSTVDFLLHIIPKTFTDAFTGNGDLLQVLLLAVLFGFALLHLGKTGEKVIDFFEIMSKVFFGMMGMIMKLAPIGAGAAMAFTIGKYGVDSLGPLARLMGSFYLTCALFVLVVLGAIAWATGFNILRFIRYIRDELLLVLGTSSSESALVPLMRKLERLGCSKPVVGLVVPSGYSFNLDGTNIYLTMATIFVAQALNVDLSLTQELTLLAVAMLTSKGASGVTGAGFITLAATLTVVPSVPVAGLALILGIDRFMSEARALTNFVGNGVATIVVARWENELDRDKLQHELLNPPSATDLDVDLPSDHHGPLAERQT, from the coding sequence ATGAAAAAGTCGGGATCGCGTTTCTACCTGTGGGTGCTGGGCGCCATCGTCGCCGGCGGCGTGCTCGGCCACTACGCGCCCGAGTTCGCGGTCAAGCTCAAGCCGCTGGGCGACGGCTTCATCTCGCTGATCAAGATGCTGATCGCGCCGATCATCTTCCTGACCGTGGTGCTGGGCATCGCCGGCGTGTCGGACGTGAAAAAGGTCGGCCGCGTCGGGGTGAAGGCGATCATCTATTTCGAGGTGGTGTCCACCATCGCCCTGGTGATCGGCCTGCTGGTGGTCAACACGCTCAAACCGGGCTCGGGCTTCAACGTCGATCCGGCCACCCTGGACGCCAGCGCGGTGGCCAAGTACGCCAGCGCGGCCAAGGAACAGAGCACGGTCGACTTCCTGCTGCACATCATTCCCAAGACCTTCACCGACGCCTTCACCGGCAACGGCGACCTGCTGCAGGTGCTGCTGCTGGCGGTGCTGTTCGGCTTCGCCCTGCTGCACCTGGGCAAGACCGGCGAGAAGGTCATCGACTTCTTCGAGATCATGTCCAAGGTGTTCTTCGGCATGATGGGCATGATCATGAAGCTGGCGCCGATCGGCGCGGGCGCGGCCATGGCCTTCACCATCGGCAAGTACGGCGTGGATTCGCTGGGCCCGCTGGCGCGGCTGATGGGCAGCTTCTACCTGACCTGCGCGCTGTTCGTGCTGGTGGTGCTGGGCGCGATCGCCTGGGCCACCGGCTTCAACATCCTGCGCTTCATCCGCTACATCCGCGACGAGCTGCTGCTGGTGCTGGGCACCTCGTCGTCGGAGTCGGCGCTGGTGCCGCTGATGCGCAAGCTCGAGCGCCTGGGCTGCTCCAAGCCGGTGGTGGGCCTGGTGGTGCCCAGCGGCTATTCGTTCAACCTGGACGGCACCAACATCTACCTGACCATGGCGACCATCTTCGTCGCCCAGGCCCTGAATGTGGACCTGAGCCTGACCCAGGAACTGACCCTGCTGGCGGTGGCCATGCTCACCTCCAAGGGCGCCTCGGGCGTGACCGGTGCCGGCTTCATCACCCTGGCCGCGACCCTGACCGTGGTGCCCTCGGTACCGGTGGCGGGCCTGGCGCTGATCCTGGGCATCGACCGTTTCATGAGCGAGGCGCGCGCGCTGACCAACTTCGTCGGCAACGGCGTGGCCACCATCGTGGTCGCGCGCTGGGAGAACGAGCTGGACCGCGACAAGCTGCAGCACGAACTGCTGAATCCGCCCAGCGCCACCGATCTTGACGTCGACCTGCCCTCGGACCACCACGGTCCGCTGGCCGAACGCCAGACCTGA
- a CDS encoding glutaredoxin family protein — translation MRVITVLWIAGALAVGVGGYKALKASGAAAWFGAGPVQLHPDDPRQLTGDSKIVMLAAEWCGYCRKQRKDFEQANVRYRVLDVDTPEGARAASALRSNGVPVTVIGQDVIHGYNTDALKDKLTPLGYTIY, via the coding sequence ATGCGCGTGATCACCGTCCTGTGGATCGCCGGCGCGCTCGCCGTCGGCGTCGGCGGCTACAAGGCGCTCAAGGCCAGCGGCGCGGCCGCCTGGTTCGGCGCCGGTCCGGTCCAGCTGCACCCCGACGACCCGCGCCAGCTCACCGGCGACAGCAAGATCGTGATGCTGGCGGCGGAGTGGTGCGGTTACTGCCGCAAGCAGCGGAAGGATTTCGAGCAGGCCAACGTGCGTTACCGCGTGCTCGACGTGGACACGCCCGAAGGCGCGCGCGCGGCCAGCGCGCTGCGTTCCAACGGCGTGCCCGTGACCGTGATCGGCCAGGACGTGATCCACGGTTACAACACCGATGCGCTCAAGGACAAGCTCACGCCCTTGGGCTACACCATTTACTGA
- a CDS encoding hybrid sensor histidine kinase/response regulator codes for MIPHRRQLRLALWTALIAAGALLSMWVAGRIAYERALQRQAGEARALLTQRAQVIEQHIDRYRIMPAVLSLDPQLRATLAAPDDAALRQRANQRLVQLNFANRTSTLTLIDRHGMGIAASNWDQASSNVGHSYAFRPYFRRAMDTGTGEFYAIGVTTRVPGYFIARAIHDERGRAIGAVAVKVELEDIRSDWSERGDLVLLSDAAGVVFLSAQPQWRYRMLRALNPAERRALQDTRQYLGQGLRTASLREERGLGGDARVVRLREPRLREPMLWQSLHLPRENWTLHLLRDTTPSLRTAWIARAVAAGAWLLLVAVALLLIQRNRIAALRLRSRQELERMVEHHAEALRNAQDGLVHAARQASMGEGQSLEHLPQGVSVVDAQLRLVAWNQRYAELFRYPPELLQAGRPIEDLIRYNARRGLLGPDPEEAIRRRLDHLLRGQSYLHERERPDGTVIEIRGNPLPDGGFVTSYADITAYKQAARDLRSLADSLERGIEQRTSDLQTAKGEAERANRSKTRFVAAAVHDLLQPLNAARMYLSSLRRRSQGESAELVAHIDAALSAQDDILASLLDIARLESGALQVRRSAFPLARLLAAIEGPFRILAQARGLELRVVASAAVIDSDEALLRRIVQNFVSNALQFTPRGGRIVLGARRIAGGVRLEVWDSGRGIPESKLDAIFEEFQRLDNGADAPARGAGLGLAIVRRVAQLLGHRVQVRSWPGRGSVFSVDLPYGDPAAVAAATSNEPRDSSTLQGRKVWVVDDDDASRDAATRLLSDWGCEVTAARSAADAEMQARYAAMPELLLLDHRLGDDTGIELAPRLQRAWQALPPTILMSADADPGLRARAEELGWSFLPKPVRPAALRALMMRLLG; via the coding sequence GTGATCCCGCACCGCCGCCAGCTCCGCCTTGCGCTATGGACCGCCCTGATTGCGGCCGGCGCACTGCTGTCGATGTGGGTGGCCGGCCGCATCGCCTATGAGCGCGCGTTGCAGCGCCAAGCCGGCGAGGCGCGCGCCCTGCTGACCCAGCGCGCGCAGGTGATCGAGCAGCACATCGACCGCTACCGGATCATGCCGGCGGTGCTGTCGCTGGACCCGCAGCTGCGCGCCACCCTGGCCGCGCCCGACGACGCCGCGCTGCGCCAGCGCGCCAACCAGCGCCTGGTGCAGCTGAACTTCGCCAACCGCACCAGCACCCTGACCCTGATCGACCGCCACGGCATGGGCATCGCCGCCAGCAACTGGGACCAGGCCAGCAGCAACGTCGGCCATTCCTACGCGTTCCGCCCCTACTTCAGGCGCGCGATGGACACCGGCACCGGCGAGTTCTACGCCATCGGCGTGACCACGCGCGTGCCCGGCTATTTCATCGCCCGCGCGATCCACGACGAGCGCGGCCGCGCGATCGGCGCGGTGGCGGTGAAGGTGGAACTGGAGGACATCCGTTCGGACTGGAGCGAGCGCGGCGACCTGGTGCTGCTCAGCGACGCCGCCGGCGTGGTGTTCCTGAGCGCGCAGCCGCAATGGCGCTACCGCATGCTGCGCGCGCTGAATCCGGCCGAGCGACGCGCGTTGCAGGACACCCGCCAATACCTGGGCCAAGGCCTGCGCACGGCCAGCCTCCGCGAGGAACGCGGCCTGGGCGGCGATGCGCGCGTGGTGCGCCTGCGCGAGCCGCGCCTGCGCGAACCCATGCTGTGGCAGTCGCTGCACCTGCCGCGCGAGAACTGGACCCTGCACCTGCTGCGCGACACCACGCCCAGCCTGCGCACCGCCTGGATCGCGCGCGCGGTGGCCGCCGGCGCCTGGCTGCTGCTGGTGGCCGTGGCGCTGCTGCTGATCCAGCGCAACCGCATCGCCGCGCTGCGCCTGCGCAGCCGGCAGGAACTGGAACGCATGGTCGAGCACCATGCCGAGGCGCTGCGCAACGCCCAGGACGGCCTGGTCCACGCCGCGCGCCAGGCCAGCATGGGCGAAGGCCAGAGCCTGGAGCATCTGCCGCAGGGCGTGAGCGTGGTCGACGCGCAACTGCGCCTGGTGGCCTGGAACCAGCGCTACGCCGAACTGTTCCGCTACCCGCCGGAACTGCTGCAGGCCGGCCGCCCGATCGAAGACCTGATCCGCTACAACGCGCGCCGCGGCCTGCTCGGCCCCGATCCGGAAGAAGCGATCCGGCGCCGTCTGGATCATCTGCTGCGCGGCCAGTCCTACCTGCACGAACGCGAGCGCCCCGACGGCACCGTGATCGAGATCCGCGGCAACCCGCTGCCCGACGGCGGCTTCGTCACCAGCTACGCCGACATCACCGCCTACAAGCAGGCCGCGCGCGACCTGCGCAGCCTGGCCGACAGCCTGGAACGCGGCATCGAGCAGCGCACCAGCGACCTGCAGACCGCCAAGGGCGAGGCCGAGCGCGCCAACCGCTCCAAGACCCGCTTCGTCGCCGCGGCCGTGCACGACCTGCTGCAGCCGCTCAACGCCGCGCGCATGTACCTGTCCTCGCTGCGCCGGCGCAGCCAGGGCGAGAGCGCCGAACTGGTCGCGCACATCGACGCCGCGCTGTCGGCGCAGGACGACATCCTGGCCAGCCTGCTCGACATCGCCCGGCTGGAATCGGGCGCGCTGCAGGTGCGGCGCAGCGCATTCCCGCTGGCGCGGCTGCTGGCCGCGATCGAGGGCCCGTTCCGCATCCTGGCGCAGGCGCGCGGGCTGGAGTTGCGCGTGGTCGCCAGCGCCGCGGTGATCGACAGCGACGAAGCGCTGCTGCGCCGCATCGTGCAGAACTTCGTTTCCAACGCGCTGCAGTTCACTCCGCGCGGCGGCCGCATCGTGCTCGGCGCGCGGCGCATCGCCGGTGGCGTGCGCCTGGAAGTGTGGGACAGCGGACGCGGCATTCCCGAGAGCAAGTTGGACGCGATCTTCGAGGAGTTCCAGCGCCTGGACAACGGCGCCGACGCGCCCGCGCGCGGCGCCGGCCTGGGTTTGGCGATCGTGCGCCGCGTTGCGCAACTGCTCGGCCACCGCGTGCAGGTGCGCTCCTGGCCGGGGCGCGGCAGCGTGTTCTCGGTGGACCTGCCCTACGGCGATCCAGCGGCGGTGGCGGCCGCCACGTCGAATGAGCCGCGCGACAGTTCGACCCTGCAAGGCCGCAAGGTCTGGGTAGTGGACGACGACGACGCCTCGCGCGACGCGGCCACGCGTTTGCTGAGCGACTGGGGCTGCGAGGTCACCGCCGCGCGCTCGGCCGCCGACGCCGAGATGCAGGCGCGCTACGCGGCCATGCCCGAACTGTTGCTGCTGGACCACCGCCTGGGCGACGACACCGGCATCGAACTGGCGCCGCGCCTGCAGCGCGCCTGGCAGGCGTTGCCGCCGACGATCCTGATGTCGGCCGACGCCGATCCGGGCTTGCGCGCACGCGCGGAGGAATTGGGCTGGAGTTTCCTGCCCAAGCCGGTGCGTCCGGCGGCATTGCGGGCGTTGATGATGCGCTTGCTGGGGTAG